From the Hyphomicrobium sp. ghe19 genome, one window contains:
- a CDS encoding geranylgeranyl diphosphate reductase, producing MGQLETFDAVVVGGGPAGATAAHDLANTGRSVLLLDRAGRIKPCGGAVPPRLIEEFEIPSHLIVARVGGARIFSPKSRRVEMPIEGNGYVGMVDRDVFDEWLRERARLAGARRVEGTFDSLSRDADGFSIVTYRQKTSTGEEEKRSVRARSIVGADGALSAVARQAIPGAGRVPYVFAYHEIVRIPPGAQSGNPSSMPRDYDGRRCDIYYQGSLSPDFYAWIFPHGETASIGTGSAHKGFSLRSAVGALRASTGLGETETIRREGAPIPLRPLKKWDNGRDIVLAGDAAGVVAPASGEGIFYAMTGGRLAADAVEQFLTTGEARSLASARRNFMRDHGRVFWVLSIMQRFWYSSEGRRERFVKMCGDPDVQRLTWESYMHKKLVRKDPMAHVRIFFKDMAHLLGLVAP from the coding sequence ATGGGGCAACTTGAAACGTTTGATGCCGTCGTGGTCGGTGGCGGCCCTGCAGGGGCAACAGCGGCCCACGATCTCGCGAACACGGGCCGGAGCGTTCTTCTTCTTGACCGGGCCGGGCGCATCAAGCCGTGTGGCGGTGCGGTGCCGCCGAGGTTGATCGAAGAGTTCGAAATTCCGAGCCATCTCATCGTCGCACGGGTCGGTGGCGCGCGCATTTTTTCACCGAAGTCACGGCGCGTCGAGATGCCGATCGAAGGCAACGGTTACGTCGGAATGGTCGATCGCGACGTGTTCGATGAGTGGTTGCGAGAGCGCGCGAGACTGGCTGGCGCTCGGCGTGTCGAGGGAACATTCGACTCGTTGAGCCGCGATGCCGATGGTTTCTCGATCGTCACGTATCGCCAGAAGACATCGACCGGCGAGGAAGAAAAGCGCTCGGTCCGCGCGCGTTCCATCGTCGGTGCGGACGGCGCCTTGTCAGCGGTTGCCCGGCAAGCCATTCCTGGCGCTGGGCGCGTGCCTTATGTCTTCGCATATCATGAGATCGTCCGAATTCCGCCGGGCGCTCAGTCGGGAAATCCATCGTCGATGCCGCGCGACTACGATGGGCGACGTTGCGACATCTACTATCAGGGTTCGTTGTCACCGGACTTCTACGCATGGATCTTCCCGCACGGAGAGACGGCGAGCATCGGCACGGGGAGTGCGCATAAGGGATTTTCCTTGCGCTCGGCGGTTGGCGCGCTGCGCGCAAGCACGGGCTTGGGCGAAACTGAAACGATCCGCCGCGAAGGTGCGCCGATACCGTTACGCCCGCTCAAGAAGTGGGACAACGGCCGGGATATCGTTCTCGCGGGGGATGCTGCCGGTGTTGTGGCGCCCGCGTCCGGAGAAGGCATTTTTTATGCCATGACGGGAGGCCGTCTTGCTGCGGATGCGGTCGAACAATTCCTGACAACAGGCGAAGCGCGGTCGCTCGCCAGCGCGCGTAGAAATTTCATGCGCGATCACGGCCGCGTTTTCTGGGTGCTCAGTATCATGCAGCGCTTCTGGTACAGCAGCGAAGGCCGTCGCGAGCGGTTCGTTAAAATGTGCGGAGACCCTGACGTGCAGCGGCTGACGTGGGAATCCTACATGCACAAAAAGCTGGTGCGGAAAGACCCGATGGCTCACGTCCGCATCTTCTTTAAAGATATGGCGCACTTGCTGGGGCTCGTCGCGCCGTGA